One window of the Burkholderia ubonensis subsp. mesacidophila genome contains the following:
- a CDS encoding chemotaxis protein CheW: MAHAARDDRAPALRIDDCWNRIGTRGDGSCPRLAAHARCLNCPVFAQAAATLLDQPLSDADFAEAARTAGAAPPDAPADDANAMQSALAFRIADEWLGLPVPALRQIDGPRPIHPLPHRRNGVVLGLVNVRGTLTIAVSLGALLGLERDAAGRHASRHAHARLLVVEHRGDTVALPVDEVEGVLRFAASALMPAPTTLAPAAATHTRGLLAWRDTTLGLLDADRVFDSLARSLR; the protein is encoded by the coding sequence ATGGCTCACGCCGCTCGTGACGACCGCGCGCCGGCGCTGCGCATCGACGACTGCTGGAACCGCATCGGCACCCGCGGCGACGGTTCGTGCCCGCGCCTTGCGGCCCACGCGCGCTGCCTGAACTGCCCGGTGTTCGCGCAGGCCGCCGCGACGCTGCTCGACCAGCCGCTCTCCGACGCGGATTTCGCCGAGGCCGCGCGCACGGCCGGAGCGGCGCCGCCGGATGCGCCCGCCGACGACGCCAACGCGATGCAGTCCGCGCTCGCCTTCCGGATCGCCGACGAATGGCTCGGGCTGCCCGTCCCCGCGCTGCGCCAGATCGACGGGCCGCGGCCGATCCATCCGCTGCCGCATCGCCGCAACGGCGTGGTGCTCGGGCTCGTCAACGTGCGCGGCACGCTGACGATCGCCGTATCGCTCGGCGCGCTGCTCGGCCTCGAGCGCGACGCCGCCGGCCGCCATGCGTCGCGCCACGCGCATGCGCGGCTGCTGGTCGTCGAGCATCGCGGCGACACCGTCGCGCTGCCCGTCGACGAGGTCGAGGGCGTGCTGCGTTTCGCAGCCTCCGCGCTGATGCCTGCGCCGACGACGCTCGCCCCTGCCGCCGCGACGCACACGCGCGGCCTGCTCGCGTGGCGCGACACGACGCTCGGCCTGCTCGATGCCGACCGCGTGTTCGACTCGCTTGCCCGGAGCCTGCGATGA
- a CDS encoding CheR family methyltransferase produces the protein MNADDPRFDAWLARETGMDPATLGNHALARAVAERARVALGDARMRAGDGAIDAYWQLLNASADERQVLIETLVVPETWFFRDREAFAALARLADARLVREPARALRVLSAPCSTGEEPYSIAMALLDAGIGPSRFSIDAIDISARAIERARDGLYGRNSFRGHPLEFRDRHFREAAGGWRLDARVREPVRFVRASLFDLPLDADARYDFIFCRNVLIYFNRDAQDQSIRLLDQQLADGGAIFVGPAETGLMMRHPLTPARIPLAFAFHRAPPGAAAPTTAGATASGGVPPNAARAQPARPATAPFGAAAGRAAMQMPTPTASAPVAGARATLLDGHLPPRAAPAAPPAGATPTLDDARRLADTGRLDEAERAAHAFTIVHGPHADAFYLLGLIADARGLDADAQDFYRKTLYLEPAHYEALTHLAALRDAAGDAEGARQLMARAQRASALRATPAADRTDDRGGADGSRRS, from the coding sequence ATGAACGCCGACGATCCCCGCTTCGACGCTTGGCTCGCGCGCGAGACCGGCATGGACCCCGCCACGCTCGGCAACCACGCGCTGGCGCGCGCCGTCGCCGAACGCGCGCGCGTCGCGCTGGGCGATGCGCGCATGCGGGCCGGCGACGGCGCGATCGACGCTTACTGGCAGTTGCTGAACGCGTCGGCCGACGAGCGGCAGGTGCTGATCGAGACGCTGGTGGTGCCGGAAACGTGGTTCTTCCGCGACCGCGAGGCGTTCGCCGCGCTCGCGCGGCTTGCCGACGCGCGGCTCGTGCGCGAGCCGGCGCGCGCGCTGCGGGTGCTGAGCGCGCCGTGCTCGACCGGCGAGGAGCCCTACTCGATCGCGATGGCGCTGCTCGACGCCGGCATAGGCCCGTCGCGCTTCAGCATCGACGCGATCGACATCAGCGCCCGGGCGATCGAGCGGGCCCGGGACGGCCTCTACGGCCGCAATTCGTTTCGCGGCCATCCGCTCGAATTCCGCGACCGGCATTTCCGCGAGGCCGCCGGCGGCTGGCGGCTCGACGCGCGCGTGCGGGAGCCGGTCCGGTTCGTGCGCGCGAGCCTGTTCGACCTGCCGCTCGACGCCGATGCGCGCTATGACTTCATCTTCTGCCGCAACGTGCTGATCTACTTCAACCGCGACGCGCAGGACCAGTCGATCCGGCTGCTCGACCAGCAGCTCGCGGACGGCGGCGCGATCTTCGTCGGGCCGGCCGAGACCGGCCTGATGATGCGCCATCCGCTGACGCCCGCGCGCATCCCGCTCGCGTTCGCGTTCCATCGCGCGCCGCCGGGTGCGGCAGCCCCGACGACGGCCGGCGCAACCGCATCGGGTGGCGTGCCGCCGAACGCCGCACGCGCGCAGCCGGCGCGTCCGGCGACGGCGCCGTTCGGGGCGGCGGCCGGACGCGCCGCCATGCAAATGCCGACGCCCACGGCATCCGCGCCGGTCGCAGGCGCGCGGGCTACCCTGCTCGACGGACACTTGCCGCCTCGCGCCGCGCCGGCCGCGCCGCCCGCCGGCGCCACGCCGACGCTCGACGACGCACGCCGGCTCGCCGACACCGGGCGGCTCGACGAGGCCGAGCGCGCCGCGCACGCGTTCACGATCGTGCACGGGCCGCACGCGGACGCGTTCTACCTGCTCGGGCTGATCGCCGATGCGCGCGGCCTCGACGCCGACGCGCAGGATTTCTATCGCAAGACGCTGTATCTGGAGCCGGCCCACTACGAGGCGCTGACGCACCTCGCCGCGCTGCGCGACGCGGCCGGCGACGCCGAAGGCGCGCGGCAGCTGATGGCGCGCGCGCAACGCGCGAGCGCGCTGCGCGCCACGCCGGCGGCGGACCGGACGGACGATCGCGGAGGCGCCGATGGCTCACGCCGCTCGTGA
- a CDS encoding chemotaxis protein CheW has product MLFLLFELDGERYALEAARIVEVLALAPVKSIPGAPPWIAGALDRHGEPVPVIDVAQLALGRAARRLRSTRLVVVRYRTHDARPDAAGDADRLLGLIVEHATQTCRIDPARFADSGIATPHARWLGPVAGDASGFVQWVDVRRMLDDDARALLFPPARPLPQAISG; this is encoded by the coding sequence ATGCTCTTCCTTCTGTTCGAACTCGACGGCGAGCGCTATGCGCTGGAGGCGGCGCGGATCGTCGAAGTGCTGGCGCTCGCGCCGGTGAAGTCGATTCCCGGCGCGCCGCCGTGGATCGCCGGCGCGCTCGACCGCCACGGCGAACCGGTGCCGGTGATCGACGTCGCGCAGCTCGCGCTCGGGCGCGCGGCGCGCCGGCTGCGCTCGACGCGGCTCGTCGTGGTGCGCTACCGCACGCATGATGCGCGGCCCGACGCGGCTGGCGACGCCGACCGCCTGCTCGGGCTGATCGTCGAGCACGCGACGCAGACGTGCCGGATCGACCCCGCGCGGTTCGCCGACAGCGGGATCGCGACGCCGCATGCGCGCTGGCTCGGGCCGGTCGCCGGCGACGCGTCCGGCTTCGTGCAGTGGGTCGATGTGCGGCGCATGCTCGACGACGACGCCCGCGCGCTGCTGTTCCCGCCCGCGCGGCCGCTGCCGCAGGCGATCTCCGGATGA
- a CDS encoding methyl-accepting chemotaxis protein: MATATPRAGIPLLPAPLRGGRFTLGTRIVLSFGAIFVLMLVMAAISYTRLKAIDDEADSLLRDSVPGLFQSTSLRAAANESYVILQRAIFVDTDADAAKRDLDRMPDALRHLDQASTQYEATLFRDDDKARYRVFRAAYDQYLPLMNELTRTAADDRAAARAGFARLTAAWDRVIRTADALVDENHGQADDSARLIRGSVTGAEATVATALSVVLLVALALGYALYRAISGPMARLVEVHDAMRTGNLTQRLDLRRQDEFGTLQDGFNRMSDELANLVAQAQQSSLQVTTSVTEIAATSKEQQATASETAATTTEIGATSREILATSRDLLHTMNEVSSVAEQSAALASASQSGLAHMEGMMRSVMDAAGSVNAKLAILNEKALNINQVVATITKVADQTNLLSLNAAIEAEKAGEYGRGFAVVATEIRRLADQTAVATYDIEQTVKEIQSAVSAGVMGMDKFSEEVRRGMGDIQQVGGQLSQIIHEVQTLAPRFQMVNEGMQTQATGAEQITQALSQLSEAAQQTAESLRQSSQAIDDLTLVANQLRTGVSRFKIDG, from the coding sequence ATGGCCACAGCGACGCCCCGTGCCGGCATCCCCCTGCTGCCCGCCCCGCTGCGCGGCGGACGGTTCACGCTCGGCACGCGCATCGTGCTCAGCTTCGGCGCGATCTTCGTGCTGATGCTGGTCATGGCCGCGATTTCATACACCCGTTTGAAAGCCATCGACGACGAGGCCGACAGTCTGCTGCGCGATTCGGTGCCGGGCCTGTTCCAGTCGACGTCGCTGCGCGCCGCCGCCAACGAAAGCTACGTGATCCTGCAGCGGGCGATCTTCGTCGACACCGACGCGGACGCCGCGAAGCGCGATCTCGACCGGATGCCGGACGCGCTGCGGCATCTCGACCAGGCGTCGACCCAGTACGAGGCCACGCTGTTCCGCGACGACGACAAGGCGCGCTACCGCGTATTCCGGGCCGCATACGACCAGTACCTGCCGCTCATGAACGAGCTGACCCGCACCGCGGCGGACGACCGCGCGGCCGCTCGGGCCGGCTTCGCGCGCCTGACCGCGGCGTGGGACCGCGTGATCCGCACCGCGGACGCGCTGGTCGACGAGAACCACGGCCAGGCCGACGACTCGGCGCGGCTGATCCGCGGGTCGGTCACCGGCGCGGAGGCCACCGTCGCGACCGCGCTGAGCGTCGTGCTGCTGGTCGCGCTCGCGCTTGGCTATGCGCTGTATCGCGCGATCTCGGGGCCGATGGCGCGGCTCGTCGAAGTGCACGACGCGATGCGCACCGGCAACCTGACCCAGCGGCTCGACCTGCGCCGCCAGGACGAATTCGGCACGCTGCAGGACGGCTTCAACCGGATGAGCGACGAACTCGCGAACCTCGTCGCGCAGGCGCAGCAATCGTCGCTGCAGGTGACGACGTCGGTGACCGAGATCGCGGCGACCTCGAAGGAGCAGCAGGCCACCGCGAGCGAGACCGCCGCGACGACGACCGAGATCGGCGCGACGTCCCGCGAAATCCTCGCGACGTCGCGCGACCTGCTGCACACGATGAACGAGGTGTCGTCGGTCGCCGAGCAGTCGGCGGCGCTCGCCAGCGCGAGCCAGAGCGGCCTCGCGCACATGGAAGGCATGATGCGCAGCGTGATGGACGCGGCCGGCTCGGTGAACGCGAAGCTCGCGATCCTCAACGAGAAGGCGCTCAACATCAACCAGGTCGTCGCGACCATCACGAAGGTCGCGGACCAGACCAACCTGCTGTCGCTGAACGCCGCGATCGAAGCGGAAAAAGCCGGCGAATACGGCCGCGGCTTCGCGGTCGTCGCGACCGAGATCCGCCGGCTCGCGGACCAGACGGCGGTCGCGACCTACGACATCGAGCAGACGGTGAAGGAGATCCAGTCGGCCGTGTCGGCCGGCGTGATGGGGATGGACAAGTTCTCCGAGGAAGTGCGCCGCGGGATGGGCGACATCCAGCAGGTCGGCGGGCAGCTGTCGCAGATCATCCACGAGGTGCAGACGCTCGCGCCGCGCTTCCAGATGGTCAACGAAGGGATGCAGACGCAGGCGACCGGCGCGGAACAGATCACGCAGGCGCTGTCGCAGCTGTCGGAAGCCGCGCAGCAGACGGCCGAATCGCTGCGCCAGTCGTCGCAGGCGATCGACGACCTGACGCTGGTCGCGAACCAGCTGCGCACCGGCGTCTCGCGCTTCAAGATCGACGGCTGA